In Bdellovibrio sp. GT3, one genomic interval encodes:
- a CDS encoding vWA domain-containing protein, which translates to MTIHSPLAYWLILPLIAVVIWVLWHKKTKTPTLQFGTVQILKSVNPSLRTRLLNLPLLLKVLGIALAIFALSRPQEMNTKIKKNVEGIDIVIALDISDSMLIEDMRPLNRLEAAKETIKQFISGRSSDRIGLVIFAGESFTLVPPTLDYQLILSRVDEITTAASARIKDGTALGVALANAAGRLKDSQAKSRVVIFMTDGENNSGTIDPETGLEIAKGYGIKIYSIGIGKDGPTRIPIYSRDIFGQKVKTYQPFDSTVNEDLLGRMASETGGKFYRASKEDSLKGVFKDIDSLEKTKIDINKFTNYTEKYPPYLVLGIILYLAGLLLGRTWLRRVP; encoded by the coding sequence ATGACCATTCATTCTCCGCTGGCCTATTGGTTGATTCTTCCCCTGATCGCAGTTGTGATCTGGGTTTTGTGGCATAAAAAAACCAAAACTCCCACATTGCAGTTTGGTACCGTGCAAATTTTGAAGTCCGTGAATCCAAGCCTGCGCACACGTTTGTTGAACTTGCCGCTGCTGTTAAAAGTCCTGGGAATTGCGCTGGCGATTTTTGCGCTGTCGCGTCCGCAGGAAATGAATACCAAAATCAAAAAGAATGTCGAAGGTATCGACATCGTGATTGCTCTGGATATTTCAGATTCCATGTTGATCGAGGACATGAGGCCTTTGAATCGTTTGGAAGCAGCCAAAGAAACCATCAAGCAATTTATCAGCGGCAGAAGCTCGGACCGCATTGGTCTGGTGATTTTTGCCGGTGAATCCTTCACGCTGGTTCCACCCACTTTGGATTATCAATTGATCCTTTCCAGAGTTGACGAAATCACGACCGCTGCCAGCGCCCGCATCAAAGACGGAACCGCACTGGGTGTGGCCCTGGCAAATGCGGCTGGCCGCCTTAAGGATTCTCAAGCAAAAAGCCGTGTTGTGATTTTCATGACGGACGGGGAGAACAACTCCGGTACTATCGATCCGGAAACGGGGCTTGAGATCGCCAAAGGTTATGGCATTAAAATCTATTCGATTGGTATCGGTAAAGACGGTCCAACCAGAATTCCAATTTACTCCCGCGATATCTTTGGTCAAAAGGTTAAAACCTATCAGCCGTTTGATTCCACGGTGAATGAGGATCTTTTGGGGCGTATGGCCAGCGAAACCGGTGGAAAGTTCTATCGCGCCTCCAAGGAAGATTCACTGAAAGGTGTTTTTAAAGACATCGACAGTCTTGAAAAAACCAAAATCGATATTAATAAGTTCACCAACTATACAGAGAAATACCCTCCGTATCTGGTACTGGGAATTATTCTTTACTTGGCAGGATTGCTGTTGGGTCGTACGTGGTTAAGGAGGGTGCCATAA
- a CDS encoding vWA domain-containing protein, translating to MFRFENMAAFNYLWIIPAIIIVGYFFDRRSKKAMENAIGSRLYPFLSSSVSAQKRRIKTILQVLVVFFFVLALARPQFGQSTQEVKSEGVEIIFAVDVSDSMMAEDVKPNRLTQAKTELNRLVDQMPGNKIGIMAFAGSAALLSPLTNDPSAVKMYIDALDTNSVSTQGTNFQDVLSNAKDAFERGGVSTDDTVKVTRVIVIASDGEDHEQGAIEAAKKLAEDGTRIFTIAYGTEKGGAIPVRDGMGFLKGYKKDRQGQTVITTVKGDALRALAEAGKGSFYTSTVGGDQVRLLIEDIGNLEKTQFDTTMATQYEERFQTILLIGILLAMVELFIGERRKGFRFWKGRFEVPAE from the coding sequence ATGTTCAGATTTGAAAACATGGCCGCTTTTAACTATTTGTGGATCATTCCAGCCATTATCATTGTGGGTTACTTCTTTGATCGCAGATCCAAGAAGGCCATGGAAAACGCCATTGGCTCAAGACTCTATCCGTTTCTTTCAAGTTCGGTATCCGCGCAAAAGCGTCGTATTAAAACGATTTTGCAGGTGCTGGTGGTGTTCTTCTTTGTGCTTGCCTTGGCCAGACCGCAGTTCGGTCAAAGCACCCAGGAAGTTAAAAGCGAAGGTGTCGAGATCATTTTTGCGGTCGACGTTTCAGACAGTATGATGGCTGAAGACGTTAAGCCGAATCGTTTGACCCAGGCAAAAACTGAGTTGAATCGCCTGGTCGATCAAATGCCGGGGAATAAAATCGGCATCATGGCCTTTGCGGGTTCCGCGGCTTTGTTATCACCTTTAACCAACGATCCAAGTGCCGTGAAAATGTACATCGATGCATTGGATACAAATTCCGTTTCAACTCAAGGTACGAACTTTCAGGATGTTTTAAGCAATGCCAAAGATGCTTTTGAGCGTGGCGGTGTTTCAACAGATGACACGGTCAAAGTGACTCGCGTGATTGTGATCGCATCAGACGGTGAGGATCATGAGCAAGGTGCCATAGAGGCTGCGAAAAAACTGGCAGAAGACGGCACGCGCATTTTCACCATCGCCTACGGTACTGAAAAAGGTGGCGCAATTCCTGTGCGTGATGGCATGGGGTTCTTAAAGGGTTACAAAAAAGATCGTCAGGGCCAAACGGTTATTACGACAGTCAAAGGTGACGCACTCAGAGCCTTGGCCGAAGCTGGCAAGGGAAGTTTTTATACCTCCACCGTTGGCGGCGATCAGGTACGACTGTTGATTGAAGACATCGGCAATTTAGAAAAAACACAATTTGATACGACGATGGCGACCCAGTATGAGGAGCGTTTTCAGACGATCCTTCTGATTGGTATTTTGCTTGCCATGGTGGAGCTGTTCATTGGTGAGCGTCGTAAGGGCTTCCGCTTCTGGAAAGGCCGTTTTGAGGTGCCTGCAGAATGA